Proteins encoded together in one Microbacterium oxydans window:
- a CDS encoding LCP family protein produces the protein MTLAPPRATQRPLIESRPLRHPDSSDAGTMVKRGWWLVALNVLLPGSAQVLAGNRRLGRFGLGATLFAWFLVIVAAGLALFARPVLLWITIGGGFFSAAVLTIVQVLLFGYVVLWIVLTFDALRLVRLVKVPGLSRLAIPVVALVLLGLVGGGTAYAATAVGSVRSTLGAIFGQSGPSVEPSDGYYNILLLGADSGDGRDSMRFDSISVVSVNADTGAVTITGIPRELPNAPFSDGSPMQELYPNGFEGHASSTCGWNGWMNHVRNAAEVCREDGGTGLYPDAVAHGSDPGIEATKDAAEGVLGIEIPYYVFVDMHGFAELVDALGGVEIDATERLPKGGPPEGWTGTDVNEWAIGWIEPGKQHMDGDTAQWYARSRYTTSDWDRMKRQRQLQEAILAQFTPQTVLTRFNEVAAAGTALISTDLPSDKLPEFFDLMLKAKEQKVTTIELTPDSGVDEHQPDYGFIHDMIQQALHPPTETSTPAP, from the coding sequence GTGACCCTTGCGCCTCCGCGCGCAACACAGCGCCCGCTCATCGAGTCCCGGCCGCTGCGGCACCCGGACTCCTCCGACGCGGGGACGATGGTCAAGCGTGGGTGGTGGCTCGTCGCCCTGAACGTCCTCCTCCCCGGATCGGCGCAGGTGCTCGCGGGCAACCGTCGGCTCGGGCGGTTCGGACTCGGCGCGACGCTGTTCGCGTGGTTCCTCGTGATCGTGGCCGCAGGACTCGCCCTCTTCGCGCGACCGGTCCTGCTGTGGATCACGATCGGCGGGGGCTTCTTCTCCGCCGCGGTCCTCACGATCGTCCAGGTGCTGCTCTTCGGCTACGTGGTGCTCTGGATCGTGCTGACCTTCGATGCCCTGCGGCTCGTGCGGCTGGTGAAGGTTCCCGGACTGTCGCGCCTCGCCATCCCCGTGGTGGCACTCGTGCTGCTGGGCCTCGTCGGCGGCGGGACCGCCTATGCGGCGACCGCCGTGGGGTCGGTGCGGAGCACCCTCGGTGCGATCTTCGGGCAGAGCGGCCCGAGTGTGGAGCCGAGCGACGGCTACTACAACATCCTGCTCCTCGGCGCGGACAGCGGTGACGGTCGTGACTCGATGCGATTCGACAGCATCTCCGTCGTGTCGGTGAACGCCGACACCGGAGCGGTCACGATCACCGGCATCCCGCGCGAACTCCCGAACGCACCGTTCAGCGACGGCAGCCCGATGCAGGAGCTGTACCCGAACGGCTTCGAAGGTCACGCCTCGTCCACCTGCGGGTGGAACGGCTGGATGAACCACGTGCGCAACGCCGCGGAGGTCTGTCGGGAGGACGGGGGGACGGGGCTCTACCCCGATGCCGTCGCCCATGGGTCCGATCCCGGTATCGAGGCGACGAAGGACGCCGCCGAGGGGGTCCTCGGGATCGAGATCCCCTACTACGTCTTCGTCGACATGCACGGCTTCGCCGAGCTCGTCGACGCTCTGGGCGGCGTCGAGATCGACGCCACGGAGCGCCTGCCCAAGGGTGGCCCGCCGGAGGGGTGGACCGGCACCGATGTGAACGAGTGGGCGATCGGCTGGATCGAGCCCGGCAAGCAGCACATGGACGGCGACACCGCCCAGTGGTACGCCCGGTCGCGGTACACGACCAGCGACTGGGATCGGATGAAGCGGCAGCGACAGCTGCAGGAGGCGATCCTCGCCCAGTTCACGCCGCAGACCGTGCTGACGCGGTTCAACGAGGTGGCGGCGGCCGGGACGGCGCTGATCAGCACGGACCTGCCCTCCGACAAGCTGCCGGAGTTCTTCGATCTGATGCTCAAGGCCAAGGAGCAGAAGGTCACGACGATCGAGCTCACCCCGGACTCCGGAGTGGACGAGCACCAGCCGGACTACGGATTCATCCACGACATGATCCAGCAGGCGCTGCACCCGCCGACGGAGACATCCACTCCCGCACCGTGA
- a CDS encoding GDP-mannose 4,6-dehydratase, with protein sequence MRVLLTGADGFIGSHLAEQLVRDGHDVRALVLYNSFDSRGWLDGIPDEVAREIEFLPGDVRDPALMMSAVSDRDAVLHLAALIAIPYSYAAPDLYVQTNIQGTLNLLNAARAAGVSRFIHTSTSEVYGTARYVPMDEGHPLQGQSPYSASKIAADQMVNAYHASFGLPAVTIRPFNTFGPRQSARAVIPTIVSQLAAGKREIQLGALTPTRDFTYVPDTVSGFTTALTSTAGVGEVINLGVGFEVSIGQTFDLIAEVMGVDAVATEDPARLRPANSEVERLFSDNTKAREILGWQPKHDGVDGFREGLRATAEWFTDPANLARYRTDAYVV encoded by the coding sequence ATGAGAGTACTGCTCACCGGAGCTGACGGATTCATCGGATCGCACCTCGCGGAGCAGCTGGTTCGGGACGGACACGACGTGCGAGCCCTGGTGCTCTACAACTCGTTCGACTCCCGCGGCTGGCTCGACGGAATCCCCGACGAGGTCGCGCGCGAGATCGAGTTCCTGCCCGGAGACGTGCGTGATCCGGCTCTGATGATGTCGGCCGTGAGCGACCGCGACGCGGTGCTGCACCTGGCCGCGCTCATCGCCATCCCGTACTCGTACGCGGCCCCCGACCTGTATGTGCAGACGAACATCCAGGGCACGCTCAACCTGCTCAACGCCGCCCGCGCGGCCGGAGTCAGCCGATTCATCCACACCTCGACGAGCGAGGTCTACGGCACGGCGCGGTACGTGCCCATGGATGAGGGGCACCCCCTGCAGGGGCAGTCGCCCTACTCGGCGTCGAAGATCGCGGCGGACCAGATGGTGAACGCATACCACGCATCCTTCGGCCTGCCCGCGGTCACGATCCGTCCGTTCAACACCTTCGGCCCGCGGCAGTCGGCTCGCGCCGTGATTCCGACGATCGTGAGCCAGCTCGCGGCCGGCAAGCGGGAAATCCAGCTCGGCGCGCTCACGCCGACCCGCGACTTCACGTACGTGCCCGACACGGTCTCCGGCTTCACGACGGCGCTGACCAGCACCGCAGGCGTCGGCGAAGTCATCAACCTGGGCGTCGGCTTCGAGGTCTCGATCGGGCAGACCTTCGATCTCATCGCCGAGGTCATGGGGGTCGACGCCGTCGCCACCGAGGATCCGGCACGTCTGCGTCCCGCGAACTCCGAGGTGGAGCGGCTCTTCTCCGACAACACCAAGGCTCGCGAGATCCTCGGCTGGCAGCCGAAGCACGATGGTGTCGACGGTTTCCGCGAGGGCCTCCGCGCCACGGCGGAGTGGTTCACCGACCCGGCCAACCTGGCGCGTTACCGCACCGACGCGTACGTCGTATGA
- a CDS encoding glycosyltransferase — protein sequence MGARLRVVLDQLVQVVDPDQASASVDLVAGLVATAPSGCAVDAIVTAGAEVPVAGIEDVRTLALGRREIAASWQLGIAPGVGGGLIHSPTLMAPLVRHDRVHDNDQTTVTLWDLRAWDAPEALSKSAVAWQRAMLRRAVKHADAVVVPSHAVAERLAELVKLGGRIRVIAGAAPRSFAVPADAAARREALGLPEEYVVLAGSPATLAEGFRGALAAGVDAVVLDAPEGAEPRLVEIASAAGLPERRAHVRGALSPADRAAVLAGASAFVSTDPVAGWPWRAVEAMTVGTPVVAVESGSHCDVLADGGMLVPAEGIAEAVADAAGASSARLRVLAADRSRAFSWASSAERLWGLHADL from the coding sequence ATGGGTGCTCGGCTGCGTGTTGTTCTGGATCAGCTCGTGCAGGTCGTCGACCCCGACCAGGCCTCGGCGTCGGTCGACCTGGTGGCGGGACTCGTCGCCACGGCGCCGTCGGGGTGTGCGGTGGATGCCATCGTCACCGCGGGAGCCGAGGTGCCGGTAGCGGGCATCGAGGACGTGCGGACGCTCGCGCTCGGCAGGCGTGAGATCGCGGCCTCCTGGCAGCTCGGGATCGCCCCCGGCGTCGGCGGCGGCCTCATCCACTCGCCGACCCTGATGGCACCGCTCGTGCGGCACGATCGCGTGCACGACAACGACCAGACGACCGTGACGCTGTGGGACCTGCGGGCCTGGGACGCACCGGAGGCACTGTCGAAGAGCGCGGTGGCGTGGCAGCGCGCCATGCTCCGACGCGCGGTGAAGCACGCCGACGCCGTGGTCGTGCCGTCGCACGCGGTCGCCGAGCGTCTGGCCGAGCTCGTGAAGCTCGGGGGGCGGATCCGGGTGATCGCGGGTGCCGCGCCGCGGTCGTTCGCGGTTCCGGCCGATGCCGCGGCACGCCGTGAGGCGCTCGGACTGCCCGAGGAATACGTGGTGCTGGCCGGTTCGCCGGCGACGCTCGCCGAGGGATTCCGAGGTGCGCTCGCCGCCGGGGTCGATGCGGTCGTGCTCGATGCGCCGGAGGGCGCGGAGCCGCGCCTGGTGGAGATCGCCTCCGCCGCCGGGCTGCCGGAGCGGAGGGCGCACGTCCGTGGCGCGCTGTCCCCGGCGGACCGGGCAGCGGTCCTCGCCGGCGCTTCGGCCTTCGTGTCGACCGATCCCGTGGCGGGGTGGCCGTGGCGTGCCGTCGAGGCGATGACGGTCGGGACGCCGGTGGTCGCGGTCGAGAGCGGGTCGCACTGCGACGTCCTCGCCGACGGCGGGATGCTGGTGCCGGCGGAGGGCATCGCGGAAGCTGTCGCCGACGCGGCGGGCGCCTCGTCGGCGCGGCTGCGGGTGCTCGCCGCCGACAGGTCCCGGGCCTTCTCCTGGGCGAGCTCGGCGGAGCGTCTGTGGGGGCTGCACGCCGACCTGTGA
- a CDS encoding 5-(carboxyamino)imidazole ribonucleotide synthase has protein sequence MALRVGVIGGGQLARMMIAPAVELGLDLRVLAEDEGMSAGLAATAVGDYRDLEAVRAFVADVDVVTFDHEHVPQEVLRALVADGVVVHPGPDALQYAQDKLVMRARLAELGVPQPDWAAVRSVAELQAFLDAHAGAGVVKTPRGGYDGKGVRVVRAAEDAQDWLDALDGGDALLVEELVPFVRELAQQVARRPSGDIVAYPVVETVQRDGVCAEVIAPAPAAAERLVEVAEGIGRAIAEGLGVTGMLAVELFETDDERILVNELAMRPHNSGHWSQDGAVTGQFEQHLRAVADLPLGSTAPRAAWSVMVNILGGPADGTLEERFGAAMAEHPQAKIHTYGKAPRPGRKVGHVNVADDDLDDAVYVARATAAHFL, from the coding sequence ATGGCGCTGCGTGTTGGCGTGATCGGCGGAGGACAGCTGGCCCGGATGATGATCGCTCCGGCGGTCGAGCTCGGCCTCGATCTGCGAGTGCTCGCCGAGGATGAGGGGATGTCCGCCGGACTCGCGGCCACCGCGGTCGGCGACTACCGCGACCTCGAGGCCGTGCGCGCCTTCGTCGCCGACGTGGACGTCGTCACATTCGACCACGAGCACGTGCCGCAGGAGGTGCTGCGTGCGCTCGTCGCCGACGGCGTGGTCGTGCACCCGGGACCGGATGCCCTCCAGTACGCACAGGACAAGCTCGTGATGCGCGCGCGTCTCGCCGAACTCGGCGTGCCGCAGCCGGACTGGGCAGCCGTGCGCAGCGTCGCCGAGCTGCAGGCCTTCCTCGACGCGCATGCCGGTGCCGGCGTGGTGAAGACGCCGCGAGGCGGCTACGACGGCAAGGGCGTGCGGGTCGTGCGGGCGGCGGAGGATGCCCAGGACTGGCTCGACGCGCTCGACGGCGGCGACGCGCTCCTGGTCGAGGAGCTCGTCCCGTTCGTGCGCGAGCTCGCCCAGCAGGTGGCCCGTCGTCCGAGTGGTGACATCGTCGCGTATCCGGTGGTCGAGACGGTGCAGCGCGACGGGGTGTGCGCGGAGGTCATCGCGCCGGCCCCGGCCGCAGCCGAGCGTCTCGTGGAGGTCGCGGAGGGGATCGGTCGTGCCATCGCCGAGGGTCTCGGCGTGACCGGGATGCTCGCCGTCGAGCTGTTCGAGACCGACGACGAGCGCATCCTCGTGAACGAGCTCGCGATGCGGCCGCACAACAGCGGGCACTGGAGCCAGGACGGCGCCGTGACCGGCCAGTTCGAGCAGCACCTGCGCGCGGTCGCCGACCTTCCCCTGGGCAGCACCGCGCCGCGCGCGGCCTGGTCCGTGATGGTGAACATCCTCGGCGGACCGGCCGACGGCACGCTCGAGGAGCGTTTCGGCGCCGCGATGGCGGAACACCCGCAGGCGAAGATCCACACCTACGGAAAGGCACCGCGACCCGGTCGCAAGGTGGGGCACGTCAACGTCGCGGACGACGACCTCGACGACGCCGTGTACGTCGCGCGAGCCACCGCCGCGCATTTCCTCTGA
- a CDS encoding DUF4012 domain-containing protein: MSDGRLPVRRRWIGWTIGILLSLLIIAIGWVTVRGIGAVTNLQHVAKGASQLKSSIAAGDLEGAKPIAESIARNAASAEDLTSDPVWAAFGAVPWLGPNFRAVSEIAAIADDVSQDALTPLLDVAGGLDLAGLGFSNGAVDLEPFAAIEKPLGTASTALDAAQRQARRIDADATLPPLADAIGEMRSAVTQAATAVGSLHGAAVLLPTMLGGEGPRNYVLAMQNNAELRSSGGIIGSIALLHAENGRITLQKQASTRDFPPLDKALPLSDSTIALFEDRPGRYLQNITSIPDFAEAGETVAARWEGRFGGTVDGVIAVDAVVARHLMKVTGDLSFGPFTATSDTVTDILLSEIYAAVPDPAVQDQIFAKAAAALFSSALTGGDPKALIGAMADAAGEGRIRIWSAHEDEEALLASSALGGTIPRDSADATYVGVLINDGTGGKMDYYTRASITTAVGTCQGSPTTQVRVTWKNTAPADAATSLPGYVTGDGVYGVPAGTVRTLIAIYGPEGATPSHIDRDGAEEGVQTAMLGDRSVVQHEVSLAPGESTTITLEFAGSGAGERLTEVLHTPLIEGPKIARDTLQCAS; the protein is encoded by the coding sequence GTGAGCGATGGTCGACTTCCCGTCCGGCGCCGATGGATCGGGTGGACCATCGGCATCCTGCTGTCGCTTCTCATCATCGCGATCGGCTGGGTGACGGTCCGCGGCATCGGTGCTGTCACGAATCTCCAGCACGTGGCCAAGGGGGCGTCGCAGCTCAAGTCGTCGATCGCGGCCGGCGACCTCGAAGGCGCCAAGCCGATCGCCGAGAGCATCGCTCGCAACGCAGCCTCCGCGGAAGACCTCACCTCTGACCCCGTCTGGGCCGCGTTCGGTGCGGTCCCGTGGCTGGGGCCGAACTTCCGGGCCGTGAGCGAGATCGCCGCGATCGCCGACGACGTCTCGCAGGACGCCCTCACTCCCCTCCTCGATGTGGCGGGCGGACTGGATCTGGCCGGTCTCGGGTTCAGCAACGGCGCCGTCGACCTCGAGCCGTTCGCCGCCATCGAGAAGCCGCTCGGCACCGCGAGCACCGCCCTCGACGCCGCACAGCGACAGGCCCGGCGCATCGACGCCGATGCCACCCTTCCCCCTCTCGCCGACGCGATCGGCGAGATGCGATCGGCGGTGACCCAGGCGGCGACCGCGGTCGGTTCGCTCCACGGGGCGGCCGTGCTGCTTCCGACCATGCTCGGCGGCGAAGGACCGCGCAACTACGTCCTCGCGATGCAGAACAACGCGGAGCTGCGCTCCTCCGGCGGCATCATCGGCTCGATCGCCCTCCTCCACGCCGAGAACGGGCGGATCACCCTGCAGAAGCAGGCCTCGACGCGCGACTTCCCGCCGCTCGACAAGGCTCTGCCGCTCAGCGATTCGACGATCGCCCTGTTCGAGGATCGTCCGGGACGCTACCTCCAGAACATCACCAGCATCCCGGACTTCGCCGAGGCCGGCGAGACCGTCGCGGCGCGCTGGGAGGGCCGGTTCGGCGGGACCGTCGACGGCGTCATCGCGGTGGACGCCGTCGTCGCGAGGCACCTCATGAAGGTGACGGGCGACCTCTCGTTCGGCCCGTTCACCGCCACCTCCGACACCGTGACCGACATCCTTCTCTCCGAGATCTACGCCGCGGTCCCCGACCCGGCGGTACAGGACCAGATCTTCGCGAAGGCTGCGGCGGCCCTGTTCAGCTCCGCCCTGACCGGCGGAGACCCGAAGGCCCTGATCGGCGCGATGGCCGACGCCGCGGGCGAGGGGCGGATCCGCATCTGGAGCGCCCACGAGGACGAGGAGGCGCTGCTCGCGTCCTCCGCCCTGGGCGGCACGATCCCCCGGGACAGCGCCGACGCGACGTACGTGGGCGTCCTGATCAACGACGGCACCGGCGGCAAGATGGACTACTACACCCGCGCGTCGATCACGACCGCCGTCGGGACGTGCCAGGGCTCCCCGACCACTCAGGTGCGGGTGACCTGGAAGAACACGGCGCCCGCCGATGCGGCCACCTCGCTGCCGGGCTACGTCACGGGCGACGGCGTGTACGGGGTGCCGGCCGGGACGGTGCGGACACTGATCGCCATCTACGGCCCGGAGGGCGCGACACCCTCTCACATCGACCGTGACGGCGCCGAAGAAGGCGTGCAGACAGCGATGCTCGGCGACCGTTCCGTGGTGCAGCACGAGGTGTCCCTCGCCCCCGGCGAGTCGACCACGATCACGCTCGAGTTCGCCGGCTCCGGAGCGGGAGAGCGCCTCACCGAGGTGCTGCACACGCCGCTCATCGAGGGTCCGAAGATCGCGCGCGACACACTTCAGTGCGCGTCGTGA
- a CDS encoding LGFP repeat-containing protein, translating to MIGTAAPAAVAQASVSSAPAIASGAVSGPAATGIAKSTLVGFNAGNIISDAVFTDKRTMTEPQIQAFFNSKVSRCLGGRDENNEAIVCLKDFKMNTVTRPADAYCSGYNGAANESAARIIYRVAQACDINPQVLIVMLQKEQGLITHTWPSAWRYRIALGQGCPDTAPCDPNYIGFFHQIYGAARQMQIYMEGKWFQWYAPGKTWNILYNPKASCGTSPVYVANKATSALYYYTPYQPNAAALRAGYGEGDGCSAYGNRNFYNYFTDWFGSTQKPPASDPLGDIRRAHTGLGGATGVLGAAKTNPTCGATIARCTVSYANGIITWTKALGALPVYGPVYKEYVAQGALGGKLGYPKDSPTTVTDPNGNGIAQQFDTGWIHQSAAGAFTSSNRTMTAYSAAGWIRGKLSWPVGPEVCTSKSCIQDFGDGVIGSLTGKPAVAVVGTNTKAIDAAYTASGGSTGPLGAVKDTFTFVQDPNGNGLVRQFANGWIHASAAGAFTTSNALMTAYSGAGWLRGKLGWPTSDESKVTDPNGNGAAQSFQGGWIHSSAKGSFTSSARVMSAYSKAGWVRGSLGWPVGAEVCTGVSCAQAFAGGIISFSGTAEATSTVGISSAAIAKVHADPASSPVALGSAVDASASIVADPRGSGLAQKFSGGWIHSSAAGTFASSNTIMTAYSAAGWVRGKLGWPTGAETCTATSCSQVFQGGTIAYQKGKAAVLLLGVEGDAIDVAYAAQGGAAGALGAAAAQLTFVQDPNGNGLVRQFANGWIHASAAGAFTTSNALMTAYSGAGWLRGKLGWPTSDESKVTDPNGNGAAQSFQGGWIHSSAKGSFTSSARVMSAYSKAGWVRGSLGWPVGAEVCTGVSCAQAFAGGIISFSGTAEATSTVGISSAAIAKVHADPASSPVALGSAVDASASIVADPRGSGLAQKFSGGWIHSSAAGTFASSNTIMTAYSAAGWVRGKLGWPTGAETCTATSCSQVFQGGTINYVKGKAATVVYR from the coding sequence GTGATCGGGACGGCGGCCCCTGCTGCCGTCGCCCAAGCGTCCGTCTCTTCGGCTCCGGCGATCGCCTCCGGCGCTGTCTCGGGCCCCGCCGCGACAGGGATCGCGAAGAGCACCCTCGTCGGGTTCAATGCCGGCAACATCATCAGCGACGCCGTGTTCACCGACAAGCGCACGATGACCGAGCCGCAGATCCAGGCTTTCTTCAACAGCAAGGTCTCGCGCTGCCTGGGGGGGAGAGACGAGAACAACGAGGCGATCGTCTGCCTCAAGGACTTCAAGATGAACACGGTCACCCGGCCGGCGGACGCCTATTGCTCGGGATACAACGGCGCCGCGAACGAGTCGGCCGCACGGATCATCTACCGCGTGGCGCAGGCCTGCGACATCAACCCGCAGGTGCTCATCGTGATGCTCCAGAAGGAGCAGGGCCTCATCACCCACACCTGGCCGAGCGCCTGGCGCTATCGGATCGCCCTCGGACAGGGATGCCCCGACACCGCGCCATGCGACCCGAACTACATCGGCTTCTTCCACCAGATCTACGGCGCCGCGCGCCAGATGCAGATCTACATGGAGGGCAAGTGGTTCCAGTGGTACGCCCCGGGCAAGACCTGGAACATCCTGTACAACCCGAAGGCATCCTGCGGCACCTCGCCGGTGTACGTCGCCAACAAGGCGACGTCGGCGCTCTACTACTACACGCCCTACCAGCCCAACGCGGCGGCGCTGCGTGCCGGCTACGGCGAGGGAGACGGCTGCTCGGCATACGGCAACCGGAACTTCTACAACTACTTCACCGACTGGTTCGGTTCGACGCAGAAGCCACCGGCGTCCGACCCGCTCGGCGACATCCGGCGGGCGCACACCGGGCTCGGCGGCGCGACAGGAGTGCTCGGCGCTGCGAAGACGAACCCGACCTGCGGGGCGACGATCGCGCGGTGCACGGTGAGCTACGCGAACGGGATCATCACCTGGACGAAGGCACTCGGCGCGCTGCCGGTCTACGGTCCCGTCTACAAGGAATATGTGGCCCAGGGTGCCCTCGGCGGAAAGCTCGGTTATCCCAAGGATTCGCCGACGACCGTCACGGATCCGAACGGCAACGGCATCGCGCAGCAGTTCGACACGGGATGGATCCATCAGTCTGCGGCGGGAGCCTTCACATCGTCGAACAGGACGATGACGGCGTACTCGGCCGCCGGATGGATCCGCGGAAAGCTCTCCTGGCCCGTGGGACCGGAGGTCTGCACCTCGAAGTCCTGCATCCAGGACTTCGGCGACGGCGTCATCGGCTCTCTCACCGGGAAGCCCGCGGTCGCCGTCGTCGGAACGAACACCAAGGCGATCGATGCGGCATACACGGCGAGCGGCGGATCCACCGGACCGCTCGGGGCGGTGAAGGACACATTCACCTTCGTCCAGGATCCGAACGGCAACGGGCTCGTGCGTCAGTTCGCGAACGGGTGGATCCATGCGTCGGCTGCGGGTGCGTTCACGACGTCGAATGCGTTGATGACGGCGTACAGTGGCGCGGGTTGGCTGCGGGGGAAGCTCGGTTGGCCGACGAGTGACGAGTCGAAGGTGACGGATCCGAACGGCAACGGTGCTGCGCAGAGTTTCCAGGGTGGGTGGATCCATTCCTCGGCGAAGGGCTCGTTCACGTCGTCGGCGCGGGTGATGTCGGCGTACAGCAAGGCTGGCTGGGTGAGGGGTTCGCTCGGGTGGCCGGTGGGCGCGGAGGTGTGCACGGGGGTTTCCTGCGCGCAGGCGTTCGCTGGTGGCATCATCTCGTTCTCGGGCACTGCTGAGGCGACGAGCACGGTGGGCATCTCGAGTGCGGCGATCGCGAAGGTGCATGCCGATCCGGCGAGCAGTCCGGTCGCGCTCGGCTCGGCGGTGGACGCGTCCGCGTCGATCGTCGCGGACCCGCGCGGCAGCGGTCTGGCGCAGAAGTTCTCCGGCGGGTGGATCCATTCCTCCGCGGCAGGGACTTTCGCCTCCTCGAACACGATCATGACGGCGTACAGCGCTGCAGGGTGGGTCAGAGGCAAGCTGGGTTGGCCGACCGGTGCGGAAACGTGCACCGCGACCTCGTGCAGCCAGGTCTTCCAGGGCGGCACCATCGCCTATCAGAAGGGCAAGGCTGCGGTTCTCCTGCTGGGGGTCGAGGGCGATGCGATCGACGTCGCCTACGCCGCGCAGGGAGGAGCCGCGGGAGCACTGGGAGCGGCGGCCGCACAGCTCACCTTCGTCCAGGATCCGAACGGCAACGGGCTCGTGCGTCAGTTCGCGAACGGGTGGATCCATGCGTCGGCTGCGGGTGCGTTCACGACGTCGAATGCGTTGATGACGGCGTACAGTGGCGCGGGTTGGCTGCGGGGGAAGCTCGGTTGGCCGACGAGTGACGAGTCGAAGGTGACGGATCCGAACGGCAACGGTGCTGCGCAGAGTTTCCAGGGTGGGTGGATCCATTCCTCGGCGAAGGGCTCGTTCACGTCGTCGGCGCGGGTGATGTCGGCGTACAGCAAGGCTGGCTGGGTGAGGGGTTCGCTCGGGTGGCCGGTGGGCGCGGAGGTGTGCACGGGGGTTTCCTGCGCGCAGGCGTTCGCTGGTGGCATCATCTCGTTCTCGGGCACTGCTGAGGCGACGAGCACGGTGGGCATCTCGAGTGCGGCGATCGCGAAGGTGCATGCCGATCCGGCGAGCAGTCCGGTCGCGCTCGGCTCGGCGGTGGACGCGTCCGCGTCGATCGTCGCGGACCCGCGCGGCAGCGGTCTGGCGCAGAAGTTCTCCGGCGGGTGGATCCATTCCTCCGCGGCAGGGACTTTCGCCTCCTCGAACACGATCATGACGGCGTACAGCGCTGCAGGGTGGGTCAGAGGCAAGCTGGGTTGGCCGACCGGTGCGGAAACGTGCACCGCGACCTCGTGCAGCCAGGTCTTCCAGGGCGGCACCATCAACTACGTGAAGGGGAAGGCAGCGACCGTCGTCTACCGCTGA
- the purE gene encoding 5-(carboxyamino)imidazole ribonucleotide mutase gives MGSDSDWRVMSDASQALTDFGIPHEVEVVSAHRTPDKLMSYAREARARGIRVIIAGAGGAAHLPGMLASMTPLPVVGVPVPLAYLDGMDSLLSIVQMPAGIPVATVSIGGARNAGLLAARILGTADDDLADRVEAYARDLEAQVEAKNERLKASL, from the coding sequence ATGGGATCCGACTCCGACTGGCGGGTCATGAGCGACGCGTCTCAGGCGCTCACGGACTTCGGCATCCCGCACGAGGTGGAGGTCGTCTCGGCGCACCGCACACCCGACAAGCTCATGTCCTACGCGCGTGAGGCGCGGGCCCGCGGAATCCGCGTCATCATCGCCGGCGCCGGGGGAGCGGCCCACCTTCCGGGCATGCTCGCCTCGATGACGCCGCTCCCGGTGGTGGGCGTCCCGGTGCCCCTCGCGTATCTCGACGGCATGGACTCCCTGCTCTCGATCGTGCAGATGCCCGCCGGCATCCCGGTCGCGACCGTCTCCATCGGGGGAGCGCGCAATGCGGGCCTCCTCGCCGCGCGCATCCTCGGAACCGCGGACGACGACCTCGCCGACCGCGTCGAAGCGTATGCGCGCGATCTCGAGGCTCAGGTCGAGGCGAAGAACGAACGGCTGAAGGCGTCACTGTGA